A genomic region of Plasmodium vivax chromosome 1, whole genome shotgun sequence contains the following coding sequences:
- a CDS encoding hypothetical protein, conserved (encoded by transcript PVX_087820A), producing MFKGMLIGRNRNSTASAGGELLKEGQSREGTDRRDDHIEDRRDDPRGKGPKASRAHISRTNSKGVNFKEGLQKASFLEFNFKTDVYLKLNEMKIFTPTQIQRNVIPLLLQGRGDSTGGSGEVATYEGNADVYREIVRRRSCINGYLRESFNVRGDFYDVGKYQSGGGENPLGEYPLGRHANRSSAPPPGEEANRGGEKTKCFNDVYVIVSPDNTGKTLSYFLPILNNFYLNNEKIMKSLSKFYHFLNKYNYKKFRNKLFRKKEKLRCANRRMDNLFFHIAYEKRRIRNRYIYMRRYKNYNVSRSYVKNKKNNALNCLRHKKNVFFPYAVILTNTREAAFELFSFLKSFDVNIELLAGGYMYKRKSVKKFHVEMLPPLGDGGGQDMEYADNLYHSHGEDPLGGYPNVRSEFIKTNDFLKKISKNVKRRAKAINYNVDILVGTPDKIFEKIDNCKNKHLYNFKFLKYIVVEQAETLCNAFNEGKLQLVLNHIGNYTNMYYFRGGISADDQHTGGIPRDVLKDDRLGDPHDDAREGQKKGFDLENEEAPRSTRRGRRRNSPNQHKRTDMALGGGNNEESPDGCEEGEVGQATDAGSDVRSASKWCDGEGKTGEVFMGSSTNGESPPEEATPRSSERKPAQQEEHADRGEIIRLVNRGGAENEKNTLGSNIPIAIFVSATKTFCISEFLANNVRSKHIQEVIHLKSHDISSEMKHIFINSKNKEKTALLLELLNSKDARSSARMKGEARSGHFPSGPILSRHFLSKHVIFCNTRKSVQNVADLLTELKYKVSCIHNEMSYKERSQNYRRFKKNKTNILVCTNILSRGVQFENCHIINYDISNNINDYIYKSSKVAHTNGSTACSGRGNSLTSFFGKKNTSLVNEIIEKTADKKQIIFQNLNKKVSKMLKLQNMYYDIVKKKKRYQKKGGRKALHISPRRNCLSKKNKILSKKLYFYNKMNVERKRLIKKGILKGHEKIPRFPNRKAEVYDSNEYNSMHRLDDGALQILAKKRKTKRNKKEEGAHYEQDTIVLDTMPTYEEEAKAKEKRHQKKTYF from the coding sequence ATGTTCAAGGGGATGTTAATCGGCAGGAACAGGAACAGCACTGCTTCCGCTGGGGGGGAACTGCTAAAAGAGGGCCAATCGCGCGAGGGTACTGACAGGAGGGACGACCATATTGAAGACAGACGGGATGATCCCAGGGGGAAGGGCCCAAAGGCGAGTCGCGCACATATCAGCAGAACAAACAGCAAGGGGGTGAACTTTAAAGAGGGGCTCCAGAAGGCAAGCTTCCTCGAGTTTAATTTTAAGACGGACGTGTATTTGAAGCTGAACGAAATGAAGATTTTCACCCCCACGCAAATTCAGAGGAACGTAATACCGTTGCTGCTGCAGGGAAGGGGGGACTCcacggggggaagcggcgaagtaGCCACGTACGAAGGGAACGCAGATGTGTATAGGGAAATAGTGAGAAGGAGAAGTTGCATTAATGGTTACTTGCGGGAGAGTTTTAACGTGAGGGGGGATTTTTACGACGTGGGGAAGTACCAATCAggtgggggggagaaccccCTTGGGGAGTACCCCCTTGGTAGGCACGCCAATCGCAGCAGCGCCCCGCCCCCCGGAGAGGAAGCCAAccggggaggagaaaaaacaaaatgcttCAACGACGTGTACGTCATCGTAAGTCCAGATAACACGGGAAAGACGCTGAGCTATTTCCTTCCAATATTAAACAACTTTTACTTgaacaatgaaaaaattatgaagagcCTATCGAAATTTTACCATTTcctaaataaatataattacaaaaaatttcgaaacAAACTTTttaggaagaaagaaaagttAAGATGTGCCAACAGGAGAATggacaatttattttttcacatagCGTATGAAAAGCGCAGAATACGAAAcaggtacatatatatgcgcagGTACAAAAATTACAACGTCAGCAGGAgctatgtaaaaaataaaaagaacaatGCACTTAACTGTTTGAGGCATAAGAAGAATGTTTTCTTTCCCTATGCAGTTATTTTAACAAACACGAGGGAAGCTGCCTTCgaacttttttcctttttaaaaagttttgaCGTAAATATTGAGTTGCTCGCGGGGGGATACATGTACAAAAGGAAGTCTGTTAAGAAGTTTCACGTGGAGATGCTACCTCCTCTGGGTGATGGGGGGGGTCAAGACATGGAATATGCGGACAACCTCTACCACTCGCATGGGGAGGATCCCCTAGGGGGGTACCCAAATGTGCGAAGCGAGTTCATCAAGACCaacgattttttaaaaaaaattagtaaaaaTGTCAAGCGAAGAGCCAAGGCAATAAATTACAACGTCGACATTTTGGTTGGCACGCCCGATaaaattttcgaaaaaatagacaactgtaaaaataagcatttgtacaattttaagTTTTTAAAGTACATCGTCGTGGAGCAGGCAGAGACGCTGTGCAATGCGTTCAACGAGGGGAAGCTGCAGCTTGTGCTTAACCATATAGGGAACTACACCAACATGTACTATTTTAGGGGGGGTATTTCGGCTGATGATCAGCACACAGGGGGCATCCCCCGCGATGTTCTCAAAGATGATCGGTTAGGGGATCCCCATGACGATGCGCgcgaaggacaaaaaaaaggcttcgacttggaaaatgaagaggcgCCCCGGAGTACTCGGCGGGGGAGACGCAGGAACAGTCCAAACCAGCATAAAAGGACTGACATGGCGCtgggagggggaaataatGAGGAGAGCCCAGATGGGtgtgaagaaggtgaagtGGGGCAGGCCACCGACGCGGGAAGTGATGTGCGCAGTGCCTCCAAATGGTGTgatggggaaggaaaaacggGCGAGGTGTTCATGGGAAGCAGCACCAATGGGGAGAGCCCCCCCGAAGAGGCCACCCCTCGCAGCAGCGAAAGGAAACCCGCACAGCAAGAGGAGCATGCCGACCGTGGCGAAATCATCCGGCTGGTGAACCGCGGAGGGGccgaaaacgaaaagaacaCCCTGGGCTCGAACATCCCCATAGCCATATTCGTGTCGGCGACGAAAACGTTTTGCATCAGCGAGTTTCTCGCCAACAACGTGAGGAGCAAACACATCCAGGAGGTGATACACCTGAAGAGCCACGACATCAGCTCCGAAATGAAGCACATATTCATTAACagcaaaaataaggaaaagacAGCCCTCCTGTTGGAGCTTCTGAACAGCAAGGACGCGCGGAGCAGCGCCCGGATGAAGGGGGAGGCACGAAGCGGCCATTTCCCCAGCGGGCCTATCCTCAGCAGGCATTTCCTCAGCAAACATGTAATTTTCTGTAACACGAGAAAAAGCGTGCAGAATGTTGCAGACCTGCTGACCGAGCTCAAGTACAAAGTGAGTTGCATCCACAACGAAATGAGCTACAAGGAGAGGAGCCAAAATTACCGAcgcttcaaaaaaaacaaaacgaacaTTCTGGTATGCACAAATATCCTCAGCAGGGGAGTGCAATTTGAAAATTGCCACATAATCAACTACGACATTAGCAATAATATCAATGACTATATTTACAAGTCAAGCAAAGTGGCACACACCAATGGAAGTACCGCTTGTAGTGGAAGAGGCAACTCGCTAACCTCCTtctttggcaaaaaaaacacatcaCTAGTTAACgaaataattgaaaaaacgGCGGACAAGAAACAaatcatttttcaaaacttaaacaaaaaagttaGCAAAATGTTGAAGCTGCAAAATATGTACTACGATattgtgaagaagaaaaagaggtatcagaaaaagggggggagaaaagctTTGCATATTTCCCCAAGGAGAAATTgcttaagcaaaaaaaataaaatattatccaAAAAGCTGtacttttataataaaatgaatgtaGAGCGTAAGCGATTGATTAAGAAGGGAATTCTCAAGGGCCATGAGAAGATCCCCAGATTTCCAAACAGAAAAGCGGAAGTCTACGACAGCAATGAGTATAACAGTATGCACAGGCTGGACGACGGCGCGCTGCAAATTTTAGccaagaaaagaaaaaccaaaaggaataaaaaggaggagggggcaCACTATGAGCAGGACACCATCGTTTTGGACACCATGCCCACTTACGAGGAGGAGGCGAAGGCCAAGGAGAAGCGCCACCAGAAGAAGACCTACTTCTAG